The following are encoded together in the Lathyrus oleraceus cultivar Zhongwan6 chromosome 3, CAAS_Psat_ZW6_1.0, whole genome shotgun sequence genome:
- the LOC127127359 gene encoding protein LURP-one-related 10, giving the protein MAYPYQPQPSASAPMPPLPAAIFGPQYCAPYPLDLAVVKKVMTISDGNFAVTDVNGNIVFKVKGSLLTLRDRRVLLDAAGNPITTLRRKIVTMHDRWEAYRGESTDAKDLIFTLKRSSLIQLKTKLDVFLAGNTKENVCDFKVKGSWLERSCIVYAGESNNIVAQMHKKHTVQSVLIGKDQFMVTVYPNVDYAFIVALIVILDEINDDEKEE; this is encoded by the exons ATGGCTTACCCTTATCAACCACAACCTTCTGCCTCTGCTCCGATGCCGCCACTCCCCGCCGCCATATTCGGCCCTCAGTACTGTGCTCCGTATCCCCTAGATCTCGCCGTCGTGAAAAAGGTTATGACAATTTCAGACGGAAACTTCGCCGTCACTGATGTCAACGGCAACATCGTCTTCAAAGTTAAAGGCTCCCTCTTAACCCTCCGTGACCGCCGTGTCTTGCTTGATGCCGCCGGTAACCCCATCACCACCCTACGTCGCAAG ATAGTGACTATGCATGATCGGTGGGAAGCTTATAGGGGTGAAAGCACAGATGCAAAGGATCTCATATTTACATTGAAGAGATCATCTCTAATTCAGCTTAAGACCAAATTAGATGTGTTTTTAGCCGGTAACACAAAAGAAAATGTTTGTGATTTTAAAGTCAAAGGTAGTTGGCTAGAACGTTCTTGCATTGTTTATGCTGGTGAATCTAACAACATTGTTGCCCAG ATGCACAAAAAACACACTGTTCAGAGTGTTTTAATTGGTAAAGACCAATTCATGGTTACAGTTTATCCCAATGTTGATTACGCTTTCATAGTAGCGTTAATTGTGATTCTTGACGAGATTAACGACGATGAAAAGGAGGAATGA